The following nucleotide sequence is from Helicobacter pylori NQ4053.
CCAAAGAGGTTGTAGGGGCTTTGATGATTTTCCTTTCCATTGACAGCTTCAGTAATGAAATCACTAAAAACAGGAGCGATTTGTTTTTAATTGGCGTTAAAGGTAAAGTGCTTTTGAGCGCGAATAAAAGCTTGCAAGACAAATCCATCACCGAAATTTATAAAAGCGTGCCTAAAGCCACTAACGAAGTGATGGCTATTTTAGAAAACGGCTCTAAAGCGACTTTAGAATACCTGGATCCCTTTAGCCATAAGGAAAATTTTTTAGCCGTTGAAACCTTTAAAATGCTAGGCAAAACAGAAAGTAAAGACAATCTTAATTGGATGATCGCTTTAATCATTGAAAAAGACAAGGTCTATGAGCAAGTAGGCTCGGTGCGTTTTGTGGTGATCGTGGCGAGCGCTATCATGGTGTTAGCCTTGATTATAGCGATCACTCTCTTAATGCGAGCGATTGTGAGCAATCGTTTGGAAGTCGTTTCTAGCACCTTATCTCATTTCTTCAAATTATTGAACAATCAAGCCAATTCCAGCGGTACTAAATTGGTTGAAGCGAAATCTAATGACGAATTAGGCCGCATGCAAACAGCCATTAATAAAAATATCTTGCAAACCCAAAAAACCATGCAAGAAGACAAGCAAGCCGTCCAAGACACCATTAAAGTGGTTTCAGATGTGAAAGCAGGGAATTTTGCGGTGCGCATCACAGCTGATCCCGCAAGCCCTGATCTGAAAGAATTGAGAGACGCGCTAAATGGGATCATGGATTATTTGCAAGAAAGCGTAGGGACTCACATGCCAAGCATTTTCAAAATCTTTGAAAGCTATTCTGGTTTGGATTTTAGAGGCCGGATCCAAAACGCTTCGGGTAGGGTGGAATTGGTTACTAACGCTTTAGGGCAAGAAATCCAAAAAATGCTAGAAACTTCGTCTAATTTTGCCAAAGATTTAGCGAACGATAGCGCGAATTTAAAAGAATGCGTGCAGAATTTAGAAAAGGCTTCAAACTCCCAACACAAAAGCTTGATGGAAACTTCTAAAACGATAGAAAATATCACCACTTCCATTCAAGGCGTGAGCTCTCAAAGTGAAGCCATGATTGAACAAGGGCAAGACATTAAAAGCATTGTAGAAATCATTAGAGATATTGCCGATCAAACCAATCTTTTAGCCCTAAACGCTGCTATTGAAGCCGCAAGGGCCGGCGAGCATGGCAGAGGTTTTGCGGTGGTGGCTGATGAAGTTAGGAAACTCGCTGAAAGGACGCAAAAATCGCTCAGCGAGATTGAAGCCAATATCAATATTTTAGTTCAAAGCATTTCAGACACGAGCGAAAGCATTAAAAACCAGGTTAAAGAAGTAGAAGAGATTAACGCTTCTATTGAAGCCTTAAGATCGGTTACTGAGGGCAATCTAAAAATCGCTAGCGATTCGTTAGAAATCAGTCAAGAAATTGACAAAGTCTCTAACGATATTTTAGAAGATGTGAATAAAAAGCAGTTTTAATGCTCATTCATATTTGCTGCTCGGTGGATAACCTGTATTTTTTAAAAAAG
It contains:
- the tlpA gene encoding methyl-accepting chemotaxis protein TlpA, with the protein product MSKGLSIGNKIILCVSLIVIVCVSILGVSLNSKVKEILKENTLHSMQDSLHFKVKEVQGVLENAYTSMGIVKEMLPKDTKREIKINLLKNFILANSHVAGVSMFFKDREDLRLTLLRDNDTIKVMENPSLGNSPLAQKAMKNKEISKSLPYYRKMPNGAEVYGVDVLLPLLNENTKEVVGALMIFLSIDSFSNEITKNRSDLFLIGVKGKVLLSANKSLQDKSITEIYKSVPKATNEVMAILENGSKATLEYLDPFSHKENFLAVETFKMLGKTESKDNLNWMIALIIEKDKVYEQVGSVRFVVIVASAIMVLALIIAITLLMRAIVSNRLEVVSSTLSHFFKLLNNQANSSGTKLVEAKSNDELGRMQTAINKNILQTQKTMQEDKQAVQDTIKVVSDVKAGNFAVRITADPASPDLKELRDALNGIMDYLQESVGTHMPSIFKIFESYSGLDFRGRIQNASGRVELVTNALGQEIQKMLETSSNFAKDLANDSANLKECVQNLEKASNSQHKSLMETSKTIENITTSIQGVSSQSEAMIEQGQDIKSIVEIIRDIADQTNLLALNAAIEAARAGEHGRGFAVVADEVRKLAERTQKSLSEIEANINILVQSISDTSESIKNQVKEVEEINASIEALRSVTEGNLKIASDSLEISQEIDKVSNDILEDVNKKQF